The window GCAAGAAGGCGTGGCCTATCACATAACTCAAGATAACCTTTGAGCAATCCTGATTAAACTCACTAGAGACATCTAACGCTTTCTCCTGAACATACACACTGAGTTTTGTTCACGTCCAATGAAGGGAGGACAAATGGCGGGACTTTGAGTGCGCAATTATTGAAATGCTGCATAGACTGTAATAATGAAACAAGTATGTGCTTAGTCTCACTcttttaaacagaattaaactagCTATACTGGCTATATTTTTAACTTAGATTTTAATCTTGCATATTTGCTGTCCTGGTcagtatacatttttttttttattacttttaagaTAATTAACGGGGTAATTTAAGGGAAAAATTGAGGTTCTAGAGGTTAAAGACAGTTACAGTTAAGTGATACAACAATCCTctatattatgttttttaatcctCATCATATTACCAATCCCTTgttcaaataattaaactaACAGAACAAAATATTGTTACATTACAGATATCTTATTACCAAAATTTCACTCCAACCACTCATGTTTCTTCTTGGAACATAAGAAAACTGGTTTAACCCTCACTACATCCCACACAACATCAGATATGATGAGTGACAAACTGACTCcacctcatttttaaaatggttCCAGTATAGAGTCACACTCTGGACTGGGATAGTCAGAGATAATCTGCGTACAGAGCGGGACAGAGACGTAATCAAAGGACAGGGAGGGAGGAAGTAAGTTGATGACGGGAGCCGTtgtcacattttgtttaaacagttttaatttATCAACCTCAACATCACAGCAACATATTCAAAATGCTGTACAAACAAACCATAGAAATTAGCTTATAAAAATTCAAAacccactttaaaaaaaaactaatttaaaagagatcatgttttcttttacacgCGTCTTCCACCAATTCTGTTCACATTCTCATTGGGAGTATTGGGAGTAAATTATATTTATCTTAAAGTAAAACAATCGTCTAAAAACCTAAAATGTTACAAGATCTGCTGGCTCTTCTGTCTGAACGGTTTCTTCTTGCTGTTGTGGACTTGTGTCAGCGGTTTCTGCCTCCTCATGATCACCTGACAAAAGAGGATATTTTCACTTTACCAAACGTGTTACACTTCATTCACAAAATGAATGCAAACTGCTGTGTTAGATCGTACTCGATGGGATGCGGTGTATCTGGACGAGCGTTGTGTGCCGTCCGTTTGTTAATGGAGGAAGCCGGGGAACGGCGTCTTGAAAGATCTGCTCATCGTCAGACTCAATCAGACTCAGCAcgtctcctctgtcctcctccatTTGCCTGGAGAGCAGAAATGTCATCATGTTAGAGGCTGTATGATCATTATCTGCTGTTACACATCATCAAATCTTTGTTGTTTGATGCATTTCAGGGATTATTATGTGTTCTTCTGAAGAGGTTTTGAGAATGTAGTGCTGAATGTAATGTAAAGGGACAAAATTAAAGGTAccttgtggagtttttgactgCTAAAAGCACTATCAAGCAATATTTTTAAGAAtgggtccctgttttgtttacatcttgTGTACGCGCTCAGAAGAACACCCATACAAGGGATGGATGTCATGCAAAGAAAATGTAGCGATGCGGCAACAaaggcaaagaagaagaagcttgCTGGATGTAAAGTATTTAAGTATCAAATTCCTCCAAAAATCTgctctgcaaatgttttatgaggaaagaAAAGCATTCAACAGGTTTATCAGGCCTCAAAGATACAAAAAACTGTTTGTATCCTCGTTTTGGCTAAGAAACGCTGAATGTAGACGACataatattgtttgtttacaaaaaaaaaaatcagcttgaTTGTTGAAACTAATTAACCATTATACAACAATGAATTGCACAAAGGAAATTAAGGAGCTTCTTACATCTGGAAAAAAATCTTAACAAATTATGGTGAGTGATGAACTAGATtctgaaagtttaaaaaaaaaagtattaaatctTTCAAAACGTATTTTGCTTTCTATTTGTGACGTTTAATTTACAGAAGTCATATTCgatcagggttattttctgtaAGTACAAGATGGTGAAATacacacagcaaaaacattCTGCGTTGGTAGCACGGACTCAAGACAAAAGGTATTTTATAAGGGTTGCTACGTtccccagaatgcatttcaacAACTAGAGAAGGGGAACAAAACTGTCCTTTCTACTTGACCTGCTGCAGGACTATCATTGTAAGTGCAGTGGAGTATAATTGATGAACACAGGTGCCAAATAGTGAGACAAAAGAGAAGCTCTCCTTACCCGACTCCCAAATCACATTAAATGCATCTAACTTTTGCATCACTGGTAGTACTTCTACAGTAAATTTGTGTTTGCAGGAATAAAAAGAGTGTGAAGCAGAAACAACAGCTTAATCCCTTTAAATGTGTGGATTAGGTCACTAAAATAAACATGCTGTGCGTATTAGATAAGTAAATGTGAGATACTCACCCAAAACCACCTCCTGcaacaaaaatatgaacagAAATGGTGAAATCAGTTTTGCTGTATATTTACAATTCAGGCTTTTGTGAGTTACATTTCTCACATACAGCATTACAGATGCAGTACATGAACGCTTAATGTGTGCAAAAAGTGATCATATCCTTCTTAAACATATGAGGTGAAGCTGGGCGGAGTCATGAGTTGCATGCATTTGTGACTTCCATGCTTGTGTTGCGGAGATAAACTCGATATACAAACCCAGGCAAATCCGGTGTCGGCTGGAGTAAACCGTTTTAGCGACGATGACGGCCGACCCCACGATCAGCACAGCTATAAAGACGCCGATGATCGCTCCGGTGTACGCTGAGGAGGCTGTCGAAGCAAAACAAGACGACAAGGAGAGGATTATGAAGCGTAGAAAAGGGCGACGCAGCAGGTTTATCAGCATTCCAGAGGTGGAGCCGACACCTGCAGTCACTGGCTCGGTTTGTTTAAAATCTATGGCTCTAAAAACTGCATCTTCaattcactgtgtttacctctTTAAAaggtttcatttatttacacttTTAGATTgttaatctctctctttctctctctaataactgtaaaaacacaaactatttTTTTCCCTGTACATCTTGAAGTCTGTTTCgctgtttttatttgcacactGAGCCGCTTCCTCTCATCCCAGACTCACTCCTCACAGTGAGGTAGACTTCCAGCTCTCGGACAGCGAGGGGGTTCTCGCTGCGGCAGAAGTAGACGCCTTCGTCGTCCTTGCTGATGTTGAGTATGGTCAGCTTGAGAACGGGGCCTTCTTGAGACAGGACGTACTTCGAGCCGGGCACGATGTTGTCCTGCTGGAGCCCTTTCCTCCACGTGGTGTTTGCAGGGGGGGTGGACTTGGCCTCGGTGCAGGTTAGAGTTACACTGGTCGCCTCCAGAGCCGTGGTCAGCGGCTCGCCTTCGGGGAACGGAGGCTCTGGGAGAGAGggacaaacactgaaatgttttcagactggacaaataaagattttttttaaacatacaaGAGTCTCTCAGTATCGTAAGggtttgcatttttatttaattgcttcaaagaatagtttgacattttggaaaatatgcctGATGGCTTTCTGGttagcagctggttagcttagcttagcataaagactggaaacagagggaaacagctagccgaataaatgtcaaactattcctttaattcaGCTATCAAGCAATAATGCCAAACAGTCTCTGGTTGCTGCATCTTTTgtctggtttttttttataattgtaaattgaCTATATTTGGTTTTGGTCAGCTggttataaaaaaacaaaatgaagatgTCACCTGTGGCTCTAGGATCACAAAAATAATCGATAAATTAATCGGTGgtacaaaataataatgaattgaAGCCTTAGTCACCCTGGCTCATCAGGATACCCGTCATATTAGAGTGCTAACACATCactgctgtgttgttttatggCTGTTGTCTTTATTCTGCAACTTTCTGCTGAGGTTTGAGTTTCTGTAGGTTTTCACTCAGGGCTGTTTCTGTCAACTACCTGGTTCATCAAGTAAAtcctgctgctgccagaaacacAAAACTTACACTTTACACATTTAGGATGACTTAAGAACTGTCCATCAGCCTGTGGTGAGattctaaaatgtaaaaaatttcATGACAGGCGCATAAGTTAAACGTGttatattaatcaataaaaagtaaaatggttatataattacataaaaaactGTGGTAAAATGATACTTCAGGGATTAGACAGGTAGAGTCTGGATCTTATTTGATTAGGACACACCTTGTGTTCAATGATTTATAAGGCAAACATCTGCGTCATTTCATTGTTGGAACAATACTGTGATGATAAGCTTTACACTACTGATTGAACCACTAACTTTCCTGCATTCAACACTTTCACCCCCTGGTCACAACTACCACTAGCGCTACTAGCTGTGTCTCACTGACTGCGTTTGTATGAGCAGAAATACTTAAAATCTCATGCAAACTAATTATGGGAGTATTAATTATGAGAATTAAACAAGGAACTTTTAAACGACTTAATCTTTatgatgtaaaaataacatttatacacacatgaGTGTCAGTTAAACTGTCAATCAGTTTTCCTGGGTTGTGACTCTCATAttgctgcaactaacaattatcatcatcatcgaTTTACCCGCAGATTATTTTCAGAATTAATCGATTAACCTTTAAcgaaacatcagaaaacagtgagaaaTGCCCGTCACAATATCCTACAGCACAACGAGACATCATCGGATGTCTTGTTTATTTGGACCAAAATCCCCAAAtcccaaaaccacaaaatattaaattcacTATCACGTAAGACCAAGAAAGGCAGCAAACATTCACATTAAAGATGCTGGAACtgtcaaatatttggcatttttgtaaTTAACAAAATAGCTGccgattaattgactaatcattgcactCAAAGTGTTGGTTATTGCAACAGTGTTTAGTTTATAATAGAAACAGAATATACAGTGTGACGGGAGTCTATGACAGGAAGGGCGTGTAGGGGCGTATGAACATCTGATTAGTATCTGAAGTATGTATGAACAAGGATTACGCAATGTTTTCTTACTAGTGCAAAACACAATCAGGAACCTGGATACTGTTGTGATCATGTATACAGTTAGGAGCATATCCAGGTTTCTCTTGTTCAATTAACCAGGATAAGACTCTAAATGGGAAATGTTAAAGACAgcctggacaaataaaacacaaactatCTTCAtggtaagtgagaaaaaaacactttaaactgtCTTATAATTAAACTAAAGTCAAAGCTAAGAATACTGAGATCTTTGCACGCTGAGACTCTCAGAGTAGCTCAGCAGTCTCTAAAGTGGAAAGTACATAAAAGATTCAGTAGCTGCACATCTCAGGATTGTTAGGAGGCTCATTTCACCACAACACACTTACTGAGGGTGAACGAACACGACTTCTCTTTTCCTGCGGCGAGCGCCCGGTGCTGCGCCATGCACCTCACCGTCTGCCCGTCGTACAGCTGGGAGCGGTTCAACGTCACCGACAGGCTGTCCGTCACCTCATTAGCATAAATACGTCCTTTCTGGCGAACCCCCCGGTCACCCTCATCTTCCCCCCAGCGCAGCGTCGGGGTGGGATACGCTCCGAACCAGGTGCAGTTGAACAGGACGTGAGAGGAGTCCTGTACCGGCACCCACATACACTCAGGGTGCCTGTCTGGGACATCTAGTCaggacaaaaacattgtttattaacTTGATGAAAGTTgcagaaaggagaggaagaacTATTTAAAGGAACTGTGCGTTATGAGTGATAATATTTAAATATCGAGCCTTTTTAGTGACATCATCTCTGAAAAAGGAGTAGACCAGTCAGAGCAGCTGATAAAACTGGAGTAGACCAGTCAGAGCAGCTGGTGGAGGTTTTGCAGTCAGCACCAAACCAATCTGCCCACTAAAAAGTTTAAAGAACAGTTTGTGGTTCCCATCAATGATTCCCATTCAAATCAGTGAACCATCTCTCTGTAAACTTTGCTACTAGTTCTGACTCTATGAATGTCTTGCATATATTAAATATGTGTATCTTGTAATTCTGCATGAAAGGATACTATAGGAAAGAGACTGactgatatatatattattaaaactcATAACACATATCTTTTAAGTCTAGGGGACTGGTACCACCTGAACTCCAGTCAAGtccaatttatttatatagcccaatacaatctgtacaacatggGACACTTCTGACCTTTAACCCTTGATTTGGATGAAGAAACTcccttcaaaaaaacaaacaaacaaacaaacaaaatgtggcTCTTCCAGGATGGACAGTCATGCAATAGATGTGAGTACAGAAAAGACCAAAATAGCAAAATTAGGactcactttttctttcatatctctctgtctgtggttgattcattttgttaaaagatgaaaaaaaagtgaaatagtAGAATTTAATAAAATCTTTAAGaggcaaaatgaaaaacacaagtaaGGTTTGAATGTTGTGTTGCTTTGTCATTTGCAGGTGTCTTCATCATTTCAACTGTAACACCTCAGCACATCACCCTCATTGTGCTCATCTTTACCCTCATCTACcgcagggctgcaactaacgcttattttcattattgattcatctgcaggttattttctcgattaactgattaatcacttggtctataaaacatcaaaaaactgCATAAAATGCCTGTTACAATTTCCTGCAGTCCAATGTTCTCAAATTTAAGAagccaaaaacatcaaatatttggagaagaaaggagaattTCTGTTGCTGTGTGACAGACAGTAAAGTCATCTTATCTTTTCGTAAATGAATAATCGATTATTGCCGATTAATTTTCCGTCAATCGATTCATCAACTGATCGTTCCAGCTCTTCCCTCATCCTAAACCTGCAGataaaattgt is drawn from Thunnus albacares chromosome 2, fThuAlb1.1, whole genome shotgun sequence and contains these coding sequences:
- the vsig10 gene encoding V-set and immunoglobulin domain-containing protein 10 isoform X1; this encodes MWDLVKNEGDVANWEVIMKIVATVSLLHLCLYATAAVSGSTETVVTAAPDDIALLPCYTAGNVTPSLTTWMKNGRKVISGPSAAAAAAAAAAAGLPSPSPAAQRLTVLHDGSLKIQVVRPGDEGSYLCNSSLPDNNTFQARVLLQVASGPENVAISVGPAAPLSNGTLVTFRGSTITFNCSGSSYPSQQLTLAFRGASSSNDSLDSTSRSWLDFRIADIQPSAQGVYSCMAHNTVSHQAVNKSTQLLVYYVPDRHPECMWVPVQDSSHVLFNCTWFGAYPTPTLRWGEDEGDRGVRQKGRIYANEVTDSLSVTLNRSQLYDGQTVRCMAQHRALAAGKEKSCSFTLKPPFPEGEPLTTALEATSVTLTCTEAKSTPPANTTWRKGLQQDNIVPGSKYVLSQEGPVLKLTILNISKDDEGVYFCRSENPLAVRELEVYLTVRTSSAYTGAIIGVFIAVLIVGSAVIVAKTVYSSRHRICLGGGFGQMEEDRGDVLSLIESDDEQIFQDAVPRLPPLTNGRHTTLVQIHRIPSSDHEEAETADTSPQQQEETVQTEEPADLVTF
- the vsig10 gene encoding V-set and immunoglobulin domain-containing protein 10 isoform X2; this translates as MKIVATVSLLHLCLYATAAVSGSTETVVTAAPDDIALLPCYTAGNVTPSLTTWMKNGRKVISGPSAAAAAAAAAAAGLPSPSPAAQRLTVLHDGSLKIQVVRPGDEGSYLCNSSLPDNNTFQARVLLQVASGPENVAISVGPAAPLSNGTLVTFRGSTITFNCSGSSYPSQQLTLAFRGASSSNDSLDSTSRSWLDFRIADIQPSAQGVYSCMAHNTVSHQAVNKSTQLLVYYVPDRHPECMWVPVQDSSHVLFNCTWFGAYPTPTLRWGEDEGDRGVRQKGRIYANEVTDSLSVTLNRSQLYDGQTVRCMAQHRALAAGKEKSCSFTLKPPFPEGEPLTTALEATSVTLTCTEAKSTPPANTTWRKGLQQDNIVPGSKYVLSQEGPVLKLTILNISKDDEGVYFCRSENPLAVRELEVYLTVRTSSAYTGAIIGVFIAVLIVGSAVIVAKTVYSSRHRICLGGGFGQMEEDRGDVLSLIESDDEQIFQDAVPRLPPLTNGRHTTLVQIHRIPSSDHEEAETADTSPQQQEETVQTEEPADLVTF